gtgggcagTCAGGTTGGAGTTGtctctgaagcccttcccacagtgatcacacttgtagggtctctccccagtgtggatacgctggtgggtgatgaggttgCTGTTGTTCTTGTAGCCCTTTCCGCAGTCAGGGCAGTAGAAAGGCCTCACCTCGGTGTGAATGAGCTGGTGACGGAGGAGATGGGAGGACCTGTCAAACCTTTTCTcgcactgatcacactcgtagggcctctccccggtgtggatcatccGGTGCCTGTTCATGGTGGAGACAcggttgaagcccttcccgcagtcggggcactggaagggcctctcgtccctgtgtgagcgctggtgcaccaggagatcagagctgctcataaacctcttctggcactggtcacactcgtagggtcgtTCCCCCGTGTGGCTCCTGTGGTGGACAATGAGATGGGAGCTCAaggtgaagcccttcccacactccccacacttaTAGGGTCTCTCCTCGGTGTGGATGCGTCGGTGGATAACCAGGTGTGACTTTTGCCTGAATCCCTTTCCACAACCGGGACAGCAAAATGGCCGCTCGTTGGTGTGAATGCGCTGGTGACTGACCAGATGGACGCTGCCGTAAAACCTCTGATGGCATTCAgcacactcaaagggcctctccccggtgtggctcctcaggtgggcaTTCAGTTTGGACTtacacctgaagctcttcccacactcggagcacttgtggggcttctcctccccaccctggagctgctcttggacccccagctctgagctctgaccctgctccaggctgggtttttcctcctcagatcccgtgtgggttctctggtgcacaatcaggcaggatctcctcttgaagctcttcccacactcggagcacttgtggggcttctcctccccgttggcttctccctgccgagccgtggagccgctccaaacggcctctgccaccggctcctcgctgctctccatgctcagctcctgctcggggggagcaaggacaaggacacggtgggatttgcccccatggggacaaggacacgatgggatttgcctcccctgTGGagaaggacacgatgggatttgccgccacggggacaaggacacgatgggatttgcccccatggggacaaggacacgatgggatttgcccgcatggggacaaggacacgatgggatttgcctctcccgccccccacaaaaaccctcccggagccccccgccATGGGGtcgggcccagctccccctctccgctcacctgcgggctccgggcggcgatgccggcggggccggggcagctgcggccggaGCGCGGGAACCGCGCGGTGTTGGGGCGCCTTTTCCTCCCGGTGTTCCTGTTCCgttgtccctcctcttcttttgtccctcctcttcctcctcctccttctccccctcctcttcctgccgctcctcctccgctccgagtccggcccgggcagcgccggcaccCAAAAGCAGGCGGGGAAGAAGGGCGTGGTTATGCAAATCAGGGAGCGATCGCGCGCTGGGATTGGTTGGAGGGAGGAGCGCGGGGTTTGCTCGGCGACGTCATGGCTGGAGGGGACCgcgaatgggaatggggaccaGGAACGGAAAAGGGACCCTGTGGTGGTCTCAGGGGTCCCAAGATGAGGGAGGGATGAAAATTTTGACTCcgtgtttttattttcagaaagacgatttattattttatgatatacataGTACACTAAAAGAAAATGCTATATTAAAGGTATATGAAAGTAATAGAAAActaagatttcatcagaaagctagaaaaTAATAAGAAACAATGATCATAAAATCTTGTGAGTAACCAAATTTCAAGACAGCTAAACTGTGATTGGTCCTTCATTAGCAACAACCTCActagaccaatcaaagatgaaattgctgcattccacagcaccaGATAATTAGTGTTTATAGCTTAATTTTAGAGGCcattcagcttctcaggagaaaaagatcctaaggaaaggattttttaataaaatatgtccatgacacattttatttaaatggaGCGTGAAtactggactgggattgggaatCAGGAGAGGGGCCGGAATTGTGATCAGGAAtcagaaaatgggaaggggacagggaatagagaaatgggaattggggactGGAATAGGAAAATGGGCACAGGACAGGGAATTCGGGAATTCCAACCAGATAGAGAATATGGGAGAGAGACAAGTATTGAGACAGGAATGGGATCTGGACTCGGAtgagagcaggatcctggacaggggacagcaggaaccaGGACGGGAGGacgtggggacactgccagggcagggggtccttgatctgctgccccagatggagctgctgggcctggggtgcccaaagccctgaggagcccccaaatctgtcccaggCACCCTCAACTCCATGGACCCAGCATTCCcctcatggaaaaaattacggaaaaaatgacagaaaaacttTTTCTGGGGTCAGAAGTCGACAAATGTGCTCTCCATAATGGATTTCTGATCTTGGACTGCGGATGAGCTCAGGTGACCACGGGGAgccaggaggatgtggagcccccagccaggtgtgctCCAAACAAGGATCAAGGGGGCTCTGCCCACCTGGGCTCACTGGGGACCATCCAGGGCAGATCCTCCCgtgtgagatggagctggagcagcgcacggagcTCTTCCCACCAAGGGCTGCCCATGGTGCTTGCTCttttggtgtctggtcaagCTGGAGATTTGAggaaagctcttcccacactgatTGCATTCgtagggtctctccccagtgtggatgcgccggtggacgATGAGGTTGCTGTTCTGAacgaagcccttcccgcagtcacgGCATTGGAACGGCTTCTCCTCGAGGTGGATGAGCTGGTGACGGAGGAGATCAGCGCTCCTCAGAAACCTCTTCttgcactgatcacacttgtagggcctcttctcgctgtggatgcgctggtgggcGACGAATtcagagttgtgcttgaagctgTTCCCACAATCAGGGCAGCGGAacggcctctcctcggtgtggatgcgctggtgcatGCGCagatgggagctgctctggaagCTTTTcttgcactgatcacactcgtagggtcgttccccagtgtggctcctctggtggtAAATCAGGTGGGACTTGTAAATGAAGCTCTTCccgcactccccacactcgtggggcctctccccggtgtggatcatctggtgggtGACCAGGGTGGAGCTGttggtgaagctcttcccacactgcggACACtggtagggtctctccccggtgtggatgcgccggtggacCATGAGGTTGCTTTTGTGAacgaagcccttcccgcagtcatGGCAGTAGAACGGCTTCTCCTCGATGTGGATGAGCTGGTGACAGAGGAGATCAGTGCTCCTCAgaaacctcttctggcactgatcacacttgtagggcctctccccgctgtggatgcgctggtggacAGTCAGATGGGAGCTATGGGTGAAACTCTTCCcgcactgatcacactcgtagggcctctccccagtgtggctcctcaggtgggcagTCAGGGTGGACCTCgttctgaagctcttcccacactggggacactcctgGGGTCCCTcgccagtgtggatgcgccggtgggtgttGAGGTGGGACTTGCgtctgaagcccttcccgcagtcacggcagtggaacggcctctcctcggtgtgggTGATCTGGTGActgaggagattggagctgctccGAAACCGTTTCCTGCACTgaccacactcgtagggcctctccccggtgtggatgcgccggtgcttgTTCAGGGTGGAGACGAggttgaagcccttcccgcagtcggggcactggaagggcctctcgtccgtgtgtgagcgctggtgcaccaggagctcagagctcctcacaaacctcttctggcactggtcacactcgtagggtcgttcccccgtgtgggttctctggtggGCTGAAAGGCTGGAACTATGTCTAaagctctgcccacactccccacacttaTAGGccttctccccggtgtggattcGCTGGTGGATGACGAGGCTGGACCTTTCCCTGAATCCCTTTCCACAATCAGGACAGCAAAATGGCCGCTCATTGGTGTGAATGCGCTGGTGAATGACGAGATCGGCCTTGGTGTAAAACCTCTGATGGCATTCAtcacactcaaagggcctctcccctgtgtggctcctcaggtggacagTCAGTGTGGatctccacctgaagctcttcccacattccgagcacttgtggggcttctcctccccaccctggagctgctcatggacccccagctctgagctctgaccctgctccaggctgggtttttccccctcagatcccgtgtgggttctctggtgcacaatcaggCAGGATCTGcgcttgaagctcttcccacactcggagcacttgtggggcttctcctcccctccctggagctgctcacggggccccagctcggatctctgagcccctccatggcccaggctggctctttccccctcggatccccgcgctctgcctttgcagcccctcctgctcagggatctccgcggcttctcctccccgttggcttctccctgccgagccgtggagccgctccaaacggcctctgccaccggctcctcgctgctctccatgctcagctcctgctcggggggagcaaggacaaggacacgatgggatttgcccccacggggacaaggacacgatgggatttgcctcccctgccccccacaaataccctcccggagccccccgcgatggggtcgggccgagctccccctctccgctcacctgcgggctccgggcggcgatgccggcggggccggggcagctgcggccggaGCGGGGGAACCGGGTGGTGTTGGggcgcctcttcctcccggtGTTTCTGTTTCGTTGTCCCTCtttttcctttgtccctcctcctcctccccctcctcttcctcccgctcctcctcagctcccagtccggcccgggcagcgccggcccccAAAAGCCGGCGGCGAAGGAGGGCGTGGTTATGCAAATCAGAGAGCGATCGCGCGCTGGGATTGGTGGGAGGGTGGAGCGCGGGGTTTTCTCCGTGACGTCACTGCGGGGGGGGAGTTGGAGCGTCCGGAGACAGCGGCCGGGAATGGGGaccgggaatgggaacagggaccGGGAATCGGGACAATGAATGGGGACTTGTAATGCTAATGGAACCGGAAATGCGGACAGGGAGCGGGATTGGGGACAGGGAATAGGGACCAGTATTGAGGACAGGGAGagga
This Zonotrichia albicollis isolate bZonAlb1 chromosome 32, bZonAlb1.hap1, whole genome shotgun sequence DNA region includes the following protein-coding sequences:
- the LOC141725974 gene encoding uncharacterized protein LOC141725974; translated protein: MGANPIVSLSPWRQIPSCPSPQGRQIPSCPCPHGGKSHRVLVLAPPEQELSMESSEEPVAEAVWSGSTARQGEANGEEKPHKCSECGKSFKRRSCLIVHQRTHTGSEEEKPSLEQGQSSELGVQEQLQGGEEKPHKCSECGKSFRCKSKLNAHLRSHTGERPFECAECHQRFYGSVHLVSHQRIHTNERPFCCPGCGKGFRQKSHLVIHRRIHTEERPYKCGECGKGFTLSSHLIVHHRSHTGERPYECDQCQKRFMSSSDLLVHQRSHRDERPFQCPDCGKGFNRVSTMNRHRMIHTGERPYECDQCEKRFDRSSHLLRHQLIHTEVRPFYCPDCGKGYKNNSNLITHQRIHTGERPYKCDHCGKGFRDNSNLTAHLRSHTGEGPYECDPCQKRFLSSSELRRHQRSHTGERPFRCPDCGVGFKQNCALIVHRRIHTGERPYQCPQCGKGFTTSSSMTRHQKSIHTNERPFCCPDCGKGFREKSHLVIHRRIHTEERLYKCGECGKGFTLSSHLIVHHRSHTGERPYQCDQCQKSFMSSGGLVVHQRSHTDERPFQCPDCGQRFNRVSTLNRHRMIHTGERPYECDQCRKQFRSSSDLLSHQLIHTEERPFHCPDCGKGFRHNSVLNRHRRRHTGEGPYECDQCQKGFYTSSELLRHQRIHTDERPFRCPECGVGFRYNSALIIHRRIHTGERPYQCPHCGKGFIASGSMTKHQKSQH
- the LOC141726049 gene encoding uncharacterized protein LOC141726049; the protein is MESSEEPVAEAVWSGSTARQGEANGEEKPRRSLSRRGCKGRARGSEGERASLGHGGAQRSELGPREQLQGGEEKPHKCSECGKSFKRRSCLIVHQRTHTGSEGEKPSLEQGQSSELGVHEQLQGGEEKPHKCSECGKSFRWRSTLTVHLRSHTGERPFECDECHQRFYTKADLVIHQRIHTNERPFCCPDCGKGFRERSSLVIHQRIHTGEKAYKCGECGQSFRHSSSLSAHQRTHTGERPYECDQCQKRFVRSSELLVHQRSHTDERPFQCPDCGKGFNLVSTLNKHRRIHTGERPYECGQCRKRFRSSSNLLSHQITHTEERPFHCRDCGKGFRRKSHLNTHRRIHTGEGPQECPQCGKSFRTRSTLTAHLRSHTGERPYECDQCGKSFTHSSHLTVHQRIHSGERPYKCDQCQKRFLRSTDLLCHQLIHIEEKPFYCHDCGKGFVHKSNLMVHRRIHTGERPYQCPQCGKSFTNSSTLVTHQMIHTGERPHECGECGKSFIYKSHLIYHQRSHTGERPYECDQCKKSFQSSSHLRMHQRIHTEERPFRCPDCGNSFKHNSEFVAHQRIHSEKRPYKCDQCKKRFLRSADLLRHQLIHLEEKPFQCRDCGKGFVQNSNLIVHRRIHTGERPYECNQCGKSFPQISSLTRHQKSKHHGQPLVGRAPCAAPAPSHTGGSALDGPQ